The genomic stretch AGTTAGTTAGGAATGATGTAAATAATATAAGGAAAAGTATATGGAACCAACTAATAACCAGCCAAGAATGGaacaacataattaattattaattagttttattaatttataatttaatttattttttaaattattgttgacCACATTCAAAATATGAGGGAAGATACGCTAGTGATAGAAGATAATCACGTAACAGATCCTTTGATCATTAATTAGCTGGttccatataattaattatgttttattaatgcGTAATACATGAAACATAGAAATAATATCCAAAACCATCCAAtttacaagaaaaagaaacatccatGTGCCTATCAGTAACAACATCCAGTTAAAGTCACCAGTACCTCTAGTTTACCAGTTGGCTGATTCTTGGCTTATATAGAGTTGGTTCCCTAGCATTGTTGATAATATAATGTCGTTTCTTAAACTCATATTATTCAACTACCTTTGCTTCTTTCTCACTCTCATCACCACCTTCAATTTGTTCATAACCGAAGccagtaataataataatcatagtAATGACCTTGATTACTTGAAGTGCGATTGTTTAAACAACAAAACCATCTCTCCCATTATCCCCACTACCATCTACAAATCCAACCTCCAAACCCTTCTCACCTCCCTCTCTTCCCACGCGGCCACCGCCGGCTTCAACAACGCCACCGCCGCCGGCGGCCACCCGAACGAAACAATCTATGGGATGTACATGTGCCGCGGTGACGTCAGCAACCAGACATGCCAAGAGTGCGTAGAAACAGCAAAGCAGGAAATAGGGTCAAGGTGTGGGAATAACTCGAAAGAAGCCATAATTTGGTACCACCAGTGCTTCCTTCGCTACTCGAATCGTTCGTTCTTCTCTACCTTGGATGAGTGGCCTCGCCTTGAGTACATCGTTCACAACAATGGCAGCAATGCGGGCAATGAAGGAAGCTACGGGTGGTTGTTGGCGAGCACGTTGAACGAGGCAATTGAAGAGGCGAAGAGCAAGATGAAGAAATTTGCAACAAAACACGCGAGCTTAAATGGTTCTAAGAACGTATATACACTTGTTCAATGCACTCAGGATCTGCGGAGAGAAGATTGCAGTAAGTGTTTGAATGATTTAATGAAGGATATTCCTATGTGCTGTTTGGGAACCGATGGTGGGATGGTTCTTTCTCCATGCTGCAATTTGATGTTCGGATTACGCCAATTTTACTCCAATGTTACTATTCGTACCACCTGGAATTCACTACCTAATTCTAGACTTGGTAAATATCAAACTAAGCTTTCAGGTAAAACTTTCCTCTTGgcttaattttgtaattttctatttcttatttattttatgctaaATTTTTGTTTACATTTGGGTAAAAATTGACTTACAGTCTACATGTGaagttaatagttaaaaatggataaataatttgatagatttaactaaattatcatttaacTATTTTTAGCTATCAACTCCAAATAAAGTTAGGTGCATCTAAATTTCTCCCTTATTTTTAAGAGTGATTAGACTGTTTGATAGCATGCCATAACATTATTTGTCTCAAAAACTTAaactaatagtaaaaaaaatggaTGAAAGTGACTTTGTGACTTAAAACTAAAGTTATTTGTGACTTTGTGTAAAACTTTGATTTCTAATATTttctcaaaattaaattcataatatttaaacagatattatcttttaatttaattagtataTAAAATGCTAAGACTCGCAAATGGAAATAATACTTCAACTTATTAAGGGATATTTatgaaaaccattgaagaaacACTTGCATTATTGAATTCACGGGCAATATTGATTGTTATGCAGGAAAACCAAGTGGCAGAAGATTAAAGATTATCATAGCGTCTACTGTTCCTATTGTTGCTTTCTTGATGCTTTATTTCTTTGGCTATCATTTCCGGCGATAAATGCTCTGCGGCGTTATAAGGCTATCCTTAAAGAAAATTGTATGTAATGTGTGTAAAAAGGAAAATCAGTCCTTATGAACTTTCGTTTTCTAATTAAGCTTagcaattatatattttattcttatgCTGCATGCTATTCATATTTCGCGTATCTTTGTGTAGTTGGAAACGAAAGTACTACTTTGGAGTCATTGCAATTTGACTTAGTTACGATTGAAGAAGCAACAAACAATTTTTCTTGTGCAAACTTGATAGGTAGAGGTGGATTTGGAGAAGTTTACAAGGTGAGAGATGAAATTAGTACAATATATACATGttactttattttgttttctccTTGTATTAATTCCTAAGTTATTTATATAGGGCATTCTTTCTGATGGACGAGAAATAGCGGTAAAAAGATTATCAGTAACTTCCGAGCAAGGCATTGCAGAATTTAAGAATGAAGTTTTGCTGATAGCTAAACTTCAACACAGAAATCTTGTTGCATTATTGGGATTTTGCTTACAAGAAGGAGAGAAAATACTTATTTATGAATTTGTTCCTAACAAGAGCCTAGACTACTTTTTATTCGGTTAGTTTGTTAATCCCTTGAGCTTAATTTTTATAAAGTTCCTTGTTGTTTTCTTTGTATTCATGGAATTCTACTTTGTTATCTCTCACCTGTACCTTCCTTGATAAATTTTGCAGGTTCTGAACTGCATAGGCTATTAAGTTGGTGTGAGAGATTTAAAATTATAGGCGGAATTGCTAGTGCAATTCTTTATTTACATGAGTATTCTCGCCTCAAAATTATACACCGTGATATCAAACCTAGTAATATTTTATTAGATGCCAACATGAATCCTAAAATTTCAGATTTTGGCATGGCAAGAATGGTTGCTATTGACCAAGATCAAGGACGAACACGTAGAATTGTCGGAACATAGTAAGTTCTAAACTTGTTAATTGCTTACCATCTAAATACACTTGGCATGTGTTAAATTGGATTTATAAAGATCGGATACTTAGAAATGTTACAATGATAGCCATGAAACTATTTAATGTGCATCTTATACATAGATAAGcataatatttattttggttAGATTATCCACAAAGAAGTTATTGTTATTCTTTATGTATTTAACTATTGCTTGTTGTTTTAATATTATTGATTTCCTTTTGCAGTGGTTATATGTCTCCAGAATATGCTATGTTAGGAAAATATTCGGAAAAATCTGATATCTTCAGTTTTGGAGTTATGATTTTGGAAATTGTTAGTGgcaaaaaaaattcaagttcTTATGACTCTTACTACAACGATGGTCTCTTGAGTCATGTGAGTACCAAACAACTAGCTTTTCTCAATCAATTTAATAAAGtgtatatatacacacacatatGATTTCAGTGTTTAATATGATGAGATGGTTGTAGGCTTGGAAGCAATGGAGAGATGGGACACCATTTGAAATACTGGACCCAAATCTACATGAATCATGTTCTCAAATGGAAGTGATTAGATGCATCCAAGTTGGTTTACTATGTGTTCAAGAAAATCCTAATGATAGGCCACAAATGGCAGAAGTAGTTTCATATCTAAGTAACCTCTCCATTGAGTTGCCATTTCCTCACGAGCCTGCTTTTTTTGTACATGGTAGAATGAATCCAAATATGGTCGCACTAGAAGTTGATTCAGGACACCTAAGCAATAGTTCCACTCAACATTCACTCAACGAAATGTCTATTAGTATCTCTGTTCCACGATAGTACGAGGTCAATTGAAGCCATTACACGTGTGTGTTAGTGTGTACATATATGAAATTcaaattcttttattcaaataatGGATATAATAAATATCAGTTACTTTGAATTGATGTGCAAATACTTGTTCTGTATCAACTGTGAGAGCACATTTGGttctttatatttatttctGTGTTTGTGCCCACAAGGGAATTTGTTTATTTGTTGTAGAAAAGTTTTGTGTTGCTTCTTGTTTATAGAGGAACGTgttctagttcattaatgaatGTGTCTGCTATTCCTGAAAAGAGTAAGTCCTGAGTTATTATGTGTTCTACTTCTAAGTTCTTTTCTGGTTCTGAGCATTTTTCTCATAATACAAATCTTCCAAGAGAATATTTGGTTTTGGAATTAAAATGGAGGAGGTAGGAGTAAATGATTCGTTAAACCAAGAAATAAAATCATCTAAGTAAAATACGCATATAAAAATTGGGAGAAGAGTTAGTTGTGCTCCCTAGCTGCAAAATCAGGTTCGAATTCTTCCAGCTTTATTCCTACATTTCTACGTTGAATGCTACTGCACTTGATGGAGACCCTCTATTGTTCAAAGGTAATTCCTTGGAATAAAATTAGTCTGTTAAAAATGTTTCTTCTGTAATAAATTTTCATTAGGTATTTTCCTTGGAATCTTTTCTGTTGTCCTTTGCCTAAGTTCCTTAATAATTACATAATGTGAAACAGACaactagatttttttttaacgAACTTTCCAACTCATTAACAGTGATCAAATGCTTTTAATTAATACAACGGGCTAAAAAATCCGATGCTTACGTCCCCATCAATGAGTAATGGGGGTAGCCAAGTTGCCATCTAGGACCCATGCAAAAGTGTTGGCTTCTCCACCTACAAGATTTGACAAAACGATTGGATAAGAATCTCAAGATAAATACAATTCGACACttacattttattttctcacaTTGAAATAAATATAAGTTTGCAAATAATAATCCACAGAGAACGGAAGAAGGTGTGTCATTCACGTTTCCATTATTGGCAAAGTCGCTAGCGTAGTTGTCCAAAGAGGTCAAATCCTGCTTTGTTGACTCATGCTCACGGTTCCAATTATATCATacattttcttttcatatatGGCCACCTCTACAGTGCTCCTTTTCATTGAACATTTACAACACTAAGAGTTATCATTATTATCATTTCTTTATTTTCCCTTTCTTAATGCAGAAACCTTTATTCACAACTTCACCACCTTCATCATCATGTTCGACACCAAAAATATCACACTACCATTCTTACTTAGAACCCTAACACTAACAGTACTTTTGACTTCAGAACATGCCTCAGCTTCTGTTTTCGATTCAGTCAACTGCACAACCAACTCCACCTTCGCTCCAAACAGCACCTTCGACGTCAACCTCAGCACACTCTTCTCATATCTTACTTCCAACGTCACCAACGGCAACAATCTCAGGTTCTTCAACGCAACTGCAGGCTCTCACGGTTCAGACGCCGCCGTCTACGGCCTCTTCATGTGCCGTGGTGACGTGCCACTTGCACTGTGCCGAGAGTGCGTCGGTTTCGCAGCGCAGAACATAGCCTCGTCGTGTCCCTCTGCTAACGAGGCTGTCATCTGGTACAACGAGTGCTTGTTACGCTACTCCaacagattcttcttctccaccATGGACGAATGGCCAAGGTACCTACACTACAGTTTAAGAATTTCAATTAGTTTGAGTTGTAAAGTTTTGGATCTTGTATAATCTGCTTGTGTTTAGGTACCAGATCAAGATCCCGTTGGGGGACCCTGTGGTTTTGCACAGCAAAGGTTTCTACAGTGCTTTAGGGTCCATATTCAATGGGATTGGAAATGAAGCAGCGTTGGCTCTTGGCGGTTCTGATAACAAGTATGCAGTGAAGCAAGCCGCCGCCACTGCAACCACCACAGTGTACGGTCTTGCTCAGTGCACGCCGGACCTCTCAGCCGCTGACTGCAAGCGGTGTATCGTGGACGCGGCGGCTGAATTTCCAAGGACTTGCTGCGGCGGGAGCATAGGGGGAAGTGTTTTGTTTCCAAGTTGCATTGTTAGGTATGAAACGTATCCGTTTTATCAGCATTCAGGTACCTCCGGGACATTAACAACAACTAATAAGGGTCAGTTCATATTCTttctttaattaatattaaaaatcaattagaaATGAATGTTAGGAATAGGATTATCAAAGTTTTTGCATCCATTCAAATTTGAGTAAGAAAAGGTTAAATAGTTCTATGTTTTGACAGGAGGAGGAAATAGCAGAACACAAGTGATTGCTATGGTTGCAGTTGTGGTTGTGATTTTGGTGATGGTTTTATGCTTTGGCTACTTTTACCTTCGAAGAAAACTGAGGAAGAGACGCAAGACTGGTCTCAGAATCAGAAAAAACTGTAATTCCAGTTAACTAGTTTCCTCTTACTCTCAACTCTCAACCTTGATAGAAAAGCCTAGAGTAGTTTGAAACTCTGTTCTTGTGAACTTTGTTTTGTTGTAGTTAGGCCTGATATGAGTGCCTCAGAGTCTTTGGAATTTGATTTGGATACAATTCAATTCGCAACAAACAATTTTTCTCAAGGGAGCAGGATAGGCAAAGGAGGGTATGGAGAAGTCTACAAGGTGCTACATTATGTAAAACTATGTGATGAGAATAATGTAACATTATGGTTCTTGTTCTATTTTCTTGCACTTTCGTACTAATGGCTTGAAGTTCTAGGGAATTCTTCCTAGCGGAGAAGAAATAGCAGTGAAGAGGCTCTCAAGAAATTCTGGACAGGGGGTGGAGGAGTTCAAGAATGAAGTATTGTTGATAGCTAAACTTCAGCACAGGAATTTGGTGAGGTTAATGGGATTCTGCCTCGAAGATCAAGAGAGTATACTTATCTATGAATATGTACCTAACAAGAGCCTTGATCACTTCCTATTTGGTATGCTAGTTCAATTATTTGTTATCTTTTTACatcataatttaattaaattatttagttGTTCATAGGAAAGATCCCTTCTGTTTTTTCTCACCTGGTTGGTTGATGACAATCTTAGATCCCTCCAAGCGAAGAGAATTAACTTGGTCGCAAcgttataaaatcataaaaggAATTGTTCGAGGAATTCTTTATCTTCATGAAGATTCTCGTCTCATGATAATACATCGAGACCTCAAACCAAGCAATGTTCTACTTGATAATCAAATGAATCCCAAAATTTCTGACTTTGGAATGGCGAGGATAGTAGATACAGATCACATCCAAGGATGTACTAACAGAGTTGTGGGCACATAGTGAGTCATATATCCTTAACTTTACCTGCTAAATCCCTCTACACATGATAAATTcaccttttttttcttcatttattATATTGAAAAGAATATAGAAAACGAGTACTATCCTTCCTGTCACATTGGATCAAGTTAAAAGTTGAAAATATATTGCCTAATTTGCCGGTTCAATATTTGTgatcaaagaaaaataatatgtgCAATGTAATGCAATACTACATGAAAATATTTCTAGACTTTTACCATTTTTATTTGGGTTAGATGGTATCAACTAATCTTTCTTGCTTGGCTAGTTTATTATATTGTACTAATACTTTTTTAACCCTTTATTATGTAGTGGTTATATGTCTCCGGAATATGCAATGCATGGACAATTTTCAGTAAAATCAGATGTTTTTAGTTTTGGAGTCATGGTTCTTGAGATTATAAGTGGAAAGAAGAATTCGTCTTCTTTTGATTCATGTCGTATTGACGACCTCTTGAGTTATGTGAGTATCAAGTCCCCAAAATTTCATGTGATGAACTCTGTTGGAAtattcaaatcaaatcaaaacatatcatttatttaatttgtggTTTCAGGCATGGAAACTGTGGAATAGTGATGAATCAGTATTTCAATTGCTGGATCCAGTTCTGCAAGAAACTTATAATCCAAATGAAGTTGAAAGGTGTATCCAGATTGGATTATTGTGTGTACAAGAAAATCCAGATGAGAGACCTACAATGGGGACCATAGCTTCATATCTTACAAATGATTCAGTTgaaatgccatatcctcaggAACCAGCATTTTTCATGAAAGGAAGGACAAGGCGGCATGCATCTGGACATGAATCATATTCATCAGGTCACACCACCAAATATTCTTTCTCATCCTCTGTAAATGAGATGCCTACAACTGCTTTCTTCCCTCGATAGTCCTCCTTTTTTTTAggtataatataatataatatataacaaGATTTTAATTATCTTATACATAACTTATCACTTTACTTTTGTGGGTGTTGCGACAATTGCATAGTTTTCTCTGTTTTTTCTTCCTTTGTTATTCCTTCCCTAATTTTGACTTGAAGAATTGTTTAATTTTATGTGTAACGTATCGAATATTTTTTAAGGGATATGTGTTAATTAATACGTTTAAAACAAAAGCTTAAAGTATAAACagctatttttaaataaaactttatcaatataacttaaaaaaatcGTTTATACTAATGTTAGCCCCTAGATTTTACATATTAAACTGAAAATAATGGTGAAATATTGCTGATAATTCCAGAATCGATACTAAAGAGATATTGGAAAGAATTGGTAGGAaggacataaatggtgagatgtggTTGCGGCAGAGTGGGTTAATCTAACATAACATGAAGAAAAGAGATGaactagtaaaaaaaaaaaaaaattggaagtGTAAATTAATTCCAATTTGCATGATTGCATCAAACTAAACCGCCACAACCGGTGTCAAAGaccagaaaaagaaagagccATGTTGGTAAACTCTGTTCCAGAAGTGGGTGAGGAGGCATGTGGGAAAGCTGATCCGGAAAGAAGGGACAAGTGACAATGATGGTGAAAGACTGGTGGTGGATGGAAAAAGCAtacattttatattttgatgcaAGATATAGtttgtaatttattttgaaatctTGTAAATGTttaaaaaggaaaataatataatacaatTTTCTGATTTATTTCCTCTTGTCAATGATCAATTTATTCTgaggtgttttttttttttttttgagcaGGAGTAATATTTTTCATAGTAATTAAAGTATTATGTTTTGGTTAATAAGAGtgtgatatgtttgttaattttgaataaaatctgaccaatttaaaaataatatttgataattttttttcaaaaatattataatacataaaataactaatttttatatatactgatataataattatatttattagctTATTGTCATGTGCTatcctaaaaaaataaaaacattattttataggactatgttatatatatactaaaattagttattaaaatcagttatcagtataaaatatatattaaaatataaatatatattaaaaataaattaaattatatatgtatttatagtatatacaaatatattaatcactgattttagtgtacgaataatatttttgtattttataataaatGATAGATATTGCTGACAATTAAGAACCTCTGATAGACAAAGTGGCTAACCAAAAATGCCACAAAATTCTCAAGGTACTATTTGACTTATTAGTGAATTCTTTCCGTACAAACTTGATAGGTTTATTCTGTGAAAGCCATACTATTCTATTTGGTTAAACAGCTTTGTGAAGCCtgtagttttatttttttaattttgtctttctAACTTTTGTAAGATTTTAGGATAAGTTATATTTGCAACATGgaaaagacaatcatgcaaaaTGAGTTGTTTTACAATAATCgtaaaaagaaaatagttataCAACTATCATTATTATCGTGAACGAGAAATCAATATCTCCATAAAGATAATTCTATATAGTTTTAGGCTAAAAATTATGCATCATTATCAAAAGTCTCAGATTTTTTTGGGTAAGGCAAGAATAAAAGGAGTTGATCAAACTCATGGAAATAATATCAAGTTACCAATATAATTCAACAATATTAGTATTGTAGGGGCATGGTAATGAGTTTCCATTACTTTTCTTGCATCTTGCGAAAAAGCACTCATTTTGAATTCAAACAATCTAGAAATCAGACTTACCATCAAAATatcaaacaaaaagataagaGTAATAGTAGAGAGttatgaaaatttattattttttatcagtaattaattattaatgtttaaaattatagattaagatatattataaaattattatactaaaataatcagattaataattaaaagtgatgaataaaaataataaattctgatgtTGGTCAAACCGTTAAATATGGTAAAGCCGTGGAGACATAAGCAACGGACCAAAACATGTTTCAGGCTAAAGTCAGAGCAGTACAGTCAAACCTTGTGTAACGGCCTGGCCCAAACTCCTGCAGGTCGACCCGACTCGAGCGCTACCCGACCCAGACGGTTGGGCGAACAGCTCCCAAACCGACTCTGACACGCGTCATGCACAGCTCATCCGCAGCTGTGAGGAAACGCCTTGGAGAAAGTGGGCCTGTCCTCACAGGGCCCACGTCTGACACAATATATAAGGGGAAGGACAGCCCttcccccaaggtacgtcacacTTTTCCACCTAACCATTTTCCCTCCTGCACACTAgctgactagagcgtcggagtgtctttgcaggtggcaccccctcTCCCCTCACACGACGAGAGCACGGCTTCCCGGCACTCCCATACCCAGTGTGATCCCGATCGAAGCGTCCTCATCTCCTCCAACGAACCACCCGAACCATCCGGAAGCCCTCATcacgaacattggcgccgtctgtgggaaCAACGCTTAAATGGAAGTCGCGCTGGGTCCCGGAGACCAAACCCGAGGAGCCGGAGCGGAGGGGGCAGCCTCCGTCGCCTTACTAAGGGGGCGGCGGAGGTCCCCCCGACAACACACAGAACAGCACACGAGGACACGACCCTTCGGGGGAACGGACGGCGACAGCGCCATTATAATGCAGGAGCTACGCCATAGAGTCCAGAACCTAGAGCGACAGTTGGCCGACCAGGAGCGTGACGGACGAACCACCGATCCCAGCTACACCCCATCCCCCGAAAGCGAAGAGGGAGACTCCCACCGAAGCCGCCAGCGACGTACCTCCGCATCCCGAACGGAAGCGGAGAGCACGCGCGAGGAGTCCCCGATTTCGAGAAGACGAAACGACACGATCATCTACTCCCGGGGCAGGGTAACCCGTCGCGCGGCATGAGATCGTGAAGACGGGGAAAGGAGATCCGCGAGGACACGACAACCTGTGATAATGGGCGCCACCCCATTCCACCGATCTATCCTCGAAGTCCGGTtgccgaaacacttcgacaaaccaacggacatgaggtacgacgAAACTCAAGACCCTCTAGAACACCTCACGGCCTTCGAGGCCAGGATGAATCTGGAGGGAGTAGGGGACGAGGTAAGATGCCGTGCCTTCCCGGTAATCTTAGCGGGACCCGCGATCAGgtggtttaacggcctcccgCAGGGATCCATCTACAGTTTCTCGGACATCAACCGTGCATTCCTGGCCCAATTTACAACACGAATAGCAAAGGCAAAGCACCCGATCAACCTTTTGGGGGTAACCCAAAGACAAGGAGAGCCGACCAGGAGGTACCTGGATCGGTTCAATGATGAATGCTTGAAAATCGACGGCCTAACCGATTCGGTGGCCAGTCTTTGCCTGacgaacggcctcctcaacgagaaCTTTCGAAAACATCTTACCACGAGACCAGTTTTGACGATGCACGAGATCCAGACGGTAGCCAAGGAGTACATAAATgacgaggaagtcagccgagtTGTGGCTGCCAATAAACGGCAGTCCAGCTACAATCAACCCCGGCAACAGGGCAACGGGGAAAGGCTAAAGGAACAAACCAGGGAAGAGGCGCCAAACAAGGCACCAAGGACATTCCCCCGAGTCGGAAAATTCACCAACTACACTCCGCTCACTCTTCCCATCGTGGAAGTTTTCCAACAAATACCTGAGAAAGGAATCCTGTCGAAACCCCGACCACTCAAGGACCGCACTGGAGGGAACAAAAACCTCTATTGCGATTACCACAAAGGCTACGGTCACCTAACGCAGGACTGTTTTGACCTAAAAGATGCACTAGAACAAGCGATAAGGGAAGGTAAACTAGCAGCATTCTCCCACTTAATCAGGGAGCCAAGGAGACGTTATCGCGACCAAGATGAAGAAGGCAAAACCCGCTCGGCAAAGCGGCGACAAGAGCCAGAAGACAGAGATCACGGCCTCACTGTGATAAACGTGGTGACGGCCAAAAATGCCGCACCAAGATCCAGATCGGCGCACAAGAAAGACGCAAAGATATTGTCGATCTCCTCCTCGTCGACGCGAAACTTTAAGAAGCCTCCATTCATTTCTTTTGGCCTGGAAGACCGATGGTTCGACGACGCCCCGGAAAATCCACCCATGGTCATCacggccagagtgggaaccggTCTCGTCAAACGCATCCTTGTTGACACGGGGGCGGACTCGAAcatcatgttccgcaacgtATTCGACGCACTGGGACTAAGGGATGCCGATTTGACAACTCACCAACACGGGGTCATTGGTTTGGGCGACCATTTCATCAAACCAGACGGAGTAATATCCCTGCCGATCTCTGTGGGACAATCCCAGGGCCGAAGATCGGCGATGGCCGAGTTCGTGATCCTCCGAGACTCCACCGCCTATAATATCATCCTGGGAAGGAAGACGATCAACGATTTTGAGGCCATAATCAACACAAAGCTACTAGTCATGAAGTTCGTTACCGATGACAGATCTATAGGGTCCGTAAGAGGAGACCTTGAGACGGCAGTCGCTTGTGACAATGCCAGCCTCTCCCTAAGAAAGAAGTCCAAGGAGGCGTCCGGCGTGTTCCTAGCCGACCTAGATGCCAGAGTAGACGACAAACCCAGACCGGAACCAGAAGGGGATCTAGAGAAGTTCATGATCGGCGACGCGGAGGAAAGATTCACGTTTGTCAACAAGAACCTCCTGCATGAGTTGAAGGAGCCCTTGGTCGAAATGATAAGAGCCAATAGGGACTTGTTCGCCTGGACACcggccgacatgccgggcatagacccaAAAATTATGTCGCATCATTTAGCCGTGAAGGCGGAAGCGCGTCCAGTAGCCCAACGGAGGAGAAAGATGTCGGCGGAGAGGGCAGAGGAGGTGGCCAAGCAGACGGccagcctcctagaagcaggtTTTATACGAGAAGTAGACTATTCGACATGGCTCTCGAATGTAGTTCTAGTAAAAAAGCACAACggcaagtggagaatgtgcgtaGACTACTCTGACCTCAACAAAGCATGTCCCAAGGATTGTTTCCCCTCCCTAACATAGACGCACTCGTCGATGCTGCGGCGGGATACCGGTATCTAagcttcatggacgcctactccggttacaaccagataccgatgcaccgtccAGACGAGGACAAgacggcgttcataacgccgGGGGAAACTTTCTGCTACAAGGTGATGCTATTCGGCCTAAAAAATGCAGGGGCAACATaccaaaggctaatgaataggATATTCCACGACCTCATAGGGAAGACAGTTgaagtctacgtggacgacatcctCGCGAAAACAACGCGACCCGACGACCTCCTGAACGATCTGGCGAGTGTATTCGCGTCCCTTCGACAACATGGCATGAGGCTGAACCCCCTCAAGTGtgccttcgccatggaagctGGAAAGTTCCTTGGATTCATGATAACCCAAAGAGGGGTAGAAGCCAACCCGGAGAAGTGCCAGGCGATACTCCAAATGAAGAGCCCAGGCAGTATCAAGG from Arachis stenosperma cultivar V10309 chromosome 9, arast.V10309.gnm1.PFL2, whole genome shotgun sequence encodes the following:
- the LOC130950186 gene encoding uncharacterized protein LOC130950186; protein product: MGATPFHRSILEVRLPKHFDKPTDMRYDETQDPLEHLTAFEARMNLEGVGDEVRCRAFPVILAGPAIRWFNGLPQGSIYSFSDINRAFLAQFTTRIAKAKHPINLLGVTQRQGEPTRRYLDRFNDECLKIDGLTDSVASLCLTNGLLNENFRKHLTTRPVLTMHEIQTVAKEYINDEEVSRVVAANKRQSSYNQPRQQGNGERLKEQTREEAPNKAPRTFPRVGKFTNYTPLTLPIVEVFQQIPEKGILSKPRPLKDRTGGNKNLYCDYHKGYGHLTQDCFDLKDALEQAIREGKLAAFSHLIREPRRRYRDQDEEGKTRSAKRRQEPEDRDHGLTVINVVTAKNAAPRSRSAHKKDAKILSISSSSTRNFKKPPFISFGLEDRWFDDAPENPPMVITARVGTGLVKRILVDTGADSNIMFRNVFDALGLRDADLTTHQHGVIGLGDHFIKPDGVISLPISVGQSQGRRSAMAEFVILRDSTAYNIILGRKTINDFEAIINTKLLVMKFVTDDRSIGSVRGDLETAVACDNASLSLRKKSKEASGVFLADLDARVDDKPRPEPEGDLEKFMIGDAEERFTFVNKNLLHELKEPLVEMIRANRDLFAWTPADMPGIDPKIMSHHLAVKAEARPVAQRRRKMSAERAEEVAKQTASLLEAGFIREVDYSTWLSNVVLVKKHNGKWRMCVDYSDLNKACPKDCFPSLT